The genomic segment caggagaagagagacagagaggtgaTTCCTGCCCTCGGAGGATAAATAATGCACAACATATCCTCTTGCATTAGCTAACGCATgggttgtttaaataaaatacgaTACTGCCTGAGATGCAAGTTTCAGGTCTGTTTAATTATGTGTTAAATTTCAGTTATAGACAATTGTTCTCTTAGCTACTTATGGTTATTATGTCAAGCAGTATTGGTAAAAATAGTAATAACATGCAGCAATTTATAAGTTTGTAAATTTCTGTGTTGCATTAAATGGATGGACTGTTTATAGAATTTTCCTTTATTGTAATGCTCAAATTTGCCTCAGTGCAATTATTTCACTTACTGTGCAGCAGGCATTGGGGGCCCCTCCTAAGCCTCTTATTCACAGTTTTAGACTCTTATATGGGGTCAGGTGATGTCTGTCACACGTGGAAAGTGAATTTATAGTATTGTGAAAGGAAAGCTTGACTTGACCTCAGtcaaggtaaaaataaaatgtatcaatATTAACACAAACATACAGAACCTGTGAGGATCCAATTGCACTAATACACCTTTATATTCTTGGTTTAACTCTTTTTAAAGTCATTGTAAGTATTACCTTAATCTGCTGCAGGAAGACCTATGTGTTGTGATATGTGTTGTTTTTAACATTCCAATGCTATTCCTTAACTAAGATATACACAAAAAGGTACAGTGCTGCAGATCGTCTGGTTCTACAGGATGGGGAcgtatctttttctttttttgcattcgTAGCAAAATGGGATTTCACAAATATTAACTTTATAGATAGTCTTAATATAATATGGTCATTGTAATTTAGTATTTTTGTTGTCAATTTCTAGCaatgtttaaatttaaaaatgagtAAAAATGAAGTTTGCTTGGTATGCATTTTAGGTTGACTGTCtatgcacatttttgttttctatgaAGAACATGTTATGATTCCAATAAATGTGCTCCTGCAACACTGCCGTTCATGGAAATTAGATTGGAAAAGTGAATGCTGATTATAAATTGTAATACACTCTTTTGTCTGTAGGATCTTGCTTACTGTGGACTAAAGTAGAAACATATTCAGTTTACCTGCATTTGAGAGAGAACTGAATTTGGTAAAAGGCTACAGTTTTTTCAGAGCCCTAGTTTGATgctcaaactgctttaaaaaagtCATAAACATGACTGCTGTGTTCTTAACAAAGGCTGTCAGATATCTGCTAACTCACTGCAGGGTTTTCACCAGTCCTGTGTTTGCACCATTTGTAGGAAGCTGTGCAGAAAATGCTGGATCAAGCTGAGAGCCAGGTATGTACCCTGATACAGTAAGTCTTACTGCACACAAGTAGGAGCTGGTGTCACACCAGGCTTCAGGAGTTTGCTATTTCACATTGCTGTACGTACAGTTTACAAGCCcctaataataacactaataataatttcAGTATTATAAGTCTGTACTGGTTATTGCTGAAGTATCTTTTAAGAGCTGgatattgtgtgtttttgtcaTAGAATTTAATTAAAAAGGCATACATGTATATGTAGGTTCAAAGCTgcattattacatatatatatatatatatatatatatatatatgcttggtGGCTGGCATATTTTTGActattatgaataaaaaaaaagttaatgtgtTTACCTTGAATTTGTGCTTTGGGTAACAGCTGGAAAACGGTGGTACATGGCATAACCCAGAGGCTCCAGTGAATTACAGAACAGAGAAAGATAGGGCTAACTGTCCATTCTATCTGAAAACAGGCGCATGCAGATTTGGAGACAGGTATTTCCTTTGTGTTTTATCTCTTATTTAACAGCATATACCGTGTATTTTGTGCAGCTCACCCTAATCATTACATTTTGATctcctacatttccttttttttgtgtgGTTTGACTGTAAAAATCACATTTTGTGATGTAGCATGCCTGTGGTGTAGTCTGTAATTTCAAGGCACTTTCTTTGTTTTCTCTGCTATGTGGAGGCAGCGTCAAAGTGCAGTGACAAGTCATGCAGCATTGTGGGAGGGCTTTTCTGAGCAAGGGGGATACATTTAGAAATGCAAGAAACAAAGCCTGGCTTGATACTGTCTACCAAGTATCTCTTGTAATACATTATACTGGTAaagatatttctttaaaaatatcttCTATAAATTTAATAGAGTAAACCAATGCTGGGCATTGTATTTAGGTGACCCTCATTGCATAAAAAAAGTTATGGTTGTGTTACTGGATGggatgaatgcttttttttttttacactacattcaAGATCGAGTGTTAATTCTTTCCATTTAAAGTCATCCATAACTTAGCCGCTCAATTAAAATCTCACTTTGTTTTATACAGGTGCTCTCGCAAGCACGCTCATCCAGCCTCGAGCCCAACGCTCATGATCAGAGGCATGTTTGTGACCTTTGGGATTGAGCAGAGTAGGAGAGATGACTATGACACAGATGCCAGCCTGGAGTACAGTGAGGAGGAGGTTCACCAGCAGTTTCTGGACTTCTATGAAGATGTGCTTCCTGAGTTTAAAAGTGTGGGCAAGGTCCTTCAGTTCAAGGTAATTGCAGACAGATCTCCTCAGGCAGCTTTCCATTTGTCTTGCGTCTGAAATTGACCTATTTAAAAATCTGCCTCCCATTTAAAGGCATCCATATAacaattttgtatatatttaggGTTTCTTGATGGTACAGCAGGCCATCATTCTTTAGCAGAAATATAAAGACTAAAAGGTAATTGACTCAGttcagtgactgagctgggatcTTAACATTGTATTCCTTGCTCTCCCTTTTTGTTATAACTAGGCTATGCCAGAAATGTCCTAACCCGtctcctttcatttttatttttcaggttAGCTGTAATTTTGAGCCTCACCTGAGAGGAAATGTGTATGTCCAATTTCAAACGTAAGTTGCTTTTTGAaatacgtaattattattattttatttttttttatataaaaagaaactGACATTTAGTAATGGCATCAGCAATTTCCACTGAACACTGGAATTTCATTAAGATAACTGTTCTGGTAAACCTAAAAATGGTTAATGAGTCACTTGATCATCAAAGTGTTAGTAGTGATAATTTAGACTAAGTGCAATCACTATAGCTGTCGAACCTTGAGATGCTGTATCATTAACGCATTTGAAGATGCATTTAATGACacctattttgtgtttttaattttcaggGACGATGAGTGCAGGGAAGCCTTTATGCTCTTTAATGGCCGCTACTATGCAGGAAGGCAGCTTCAGTGTGAGTTCTGTCCAGTAACGAGGTGGAAGACAGCAATATGTGGTAGGTAATCAGGCCGTCTGAAAACCACACAGACTCTTCCTTTACATCGTACCTATTTGTTTTAACCATCTGCCATGTAAACTCACACATGTCTTATAAATAGTGTTCCGCGTTTTCAgtttttacctttaaaaaaatttTCTGGGAATTTttcggagtttattttacataaattaaAATAAGGATAAAATCGGTAAATAGTTTTAATTGAAGCATCGGTAAAAAtcggtgtggggggggggggtctctctATCCACGTAAACAGtctctacagaaggtatgaacatgacatcagcacaaaacagtgtcaaaaatcacactgcacatttccatcaatgcgttccatgtaagtttaccaacaaaagcatcaccattttcaaatatttacgatttaaGATTGTctgcgttaggcagtgttttagctgataaacagtactgtcgcacgaagtcaccaacatacctctgcaataaatagtggctgtccagcaaagcacagttctctgacaaactcattaacacagtcattctgcgctctcttaaTTAAAGCACAATTTTCATATGGCTGAGAGCcacaagacacatactgtaaaacatgaaatgtttgcaaaCGACATTTTAAATACCAacattgtttaaattttttttttattctttcaatCATTGTAACAGAATCGTGCACTTattctgtgcagtacagtagatcgcttgatggcagcaaaatgcACAAGAACAGgggagaacattgcagagccttaTGCAGTTTCtgtgtaacttgtattttattgtactgtacactggtgtttttccatggtttctgtttatactgtatgtattatgcactttaaataaaatacattgttatagacaagctcttcccttgaagatctgaattCTCGGTTTTCAATAAAGagcgttttatttttttgtatgattACCTGCTCATCACTAGACGCAAGATATAATATTCTAGCCATGCaagataacatttaaacatgcattctctagccTAGCGCCAACACTCTTTTAtaaagattcattcatctgaatttTGGCAGGAGCAATATtccatgccatacaaaactcgcttgagtcgttaCATCAGCGTCTTTACTGAACGCtgaaaggagcatctgctgaTTGGTAAGGTGTGCTTTTAAAGAGACTAGCTTGTTTTTCCTCatgtctgatccaggaggatattcaggtGAAActttgttgtgatttgtttcataatgatgaTTGAAGTTGCTCACCTTGTAGTACAAGctacagtgtgtaagcgatttgttgtAGGTGAGACACAGAGATTTACCACTGTTTTCGGTGAAAGCAAActtcctcccattctggcttaaACCCTGATACTTTCGTATATTACTCatggagggtttgctcaatgccattgtctccacaaaACAAatgagcacttaattcaaaattatgaaattggCTTTAaactgcacatccggctttcaCTCGACATGATCGAAATATGCATTCACCAGCGTGCGTTGTTGAAGGTGCAATAGATTTGCATATTGATATCATTTATTTCGTTATGGACAGGCAACTGGGCAAAAGTATTGGAGGTTAAGATGTTCATGAAATGGGGCCCTTTAGCTCAGTATGTCTGGTGTAAAGGTTATCAATTGTTCATAATTCTTCAGTAATGAACCTTGATTTTCTTTGGCAGGTCTTTTCGACAGGCAGAAGTGTCCTAGAGGCAAACACTGCAACTTCCTACACGTTTATAGAAACCCTGACAACCAGTTCTGGGAGGCAGACCGGGACTTTCACATGTCCCCTGACAGAAGCAGCCAGTATTCCGGGCGGTTCTCTGAATGCTACTCTGAGCGGAGGGGCAGATCATTTCAGCACAGTGATTACAAGTCCAGGAGGCAGCACAGCTGCAGCCCAGAGGGTTCTCGAAGGAGGAATGGGGAATCGGACAGGAGGGCTGGGAACAGGAGTCGGAGCAGGGAGAGGCTGAGATCTCAAAGGTCCAGAAGCCGTAGCAAGGAGAGAGTGAAGTCAAGAGCCGGATGGTCAAGGAGCAAAGAGCGGAGGAGATCCAATAGCAGGGAGAGGTTCTTCACCAGGAGAGAGAGAAGATCCAGGAACAGGAGCAGAACAAGATCCAAAAGTAGAGATAAGAGGAGGTTGTCCAAGTCACCCAGGGAGTCTAGAAAGAGGAACAGGTCAAGATCAAAGAGCCACAGTGGTAGTGGTGATGGAAGGTCTTGCAGCAAAGGCAGGTCTCCAAGCCAAACTGAGATAAGAAAGGCAAGGAGCAGGAGCTCAGAACGGATTGACTGCAAGAGCCCCCGGCACAAACACAGCAAGAAGAGCAAGAAGAAGaaacagaagaaagaaaaaaagaagaaccGGTCACCAGACAAGAAGCAATCCCCCGATTCCTTAAAGAAACACTCAGAAGACGATAAAAACTCTCCTCCTAGTTCTGTTGAGAAAGACTGTCTGATGGAAGATGGAACACAGCAAGATGTCTCCTCGGTTGTCAAAAATAGTGGGACAGTCTTGGAATCTGATCCTGCACTTGAAATCCCAGAGAACCAACAGGAAGAAGATAATGTTCCTAAATGTGAAACCTGAGAGAAAACATATTTCCCTAGAGTAATTTGTTTATAGTAGTATTCCAGTCAAATGTGTAGTTATAAGCCCCTTGTGTGTGAAGAAACATTTCTCAaatagtactgtatatacttttgatgtgagacataattaaatgttgttttttttaaattatttatctaGTTGTTTCATTTATAGACACATGACACTTTTACTCAAATATTTCCTGGTCTATTTACATTATTTCATCATAATTTAGCCACTTACCAGAATGTAGGTTGTGTATCAGATTGagaaatgtatgtactgtagttttaattgATTAAGGTTTGATTTCACAAATTCACATATTACTTTATGGATGGTAGTTcaaaattagtgctaatcaggggtctgtgaaaccagtcaaggGGATTTAAGTTATGGAAGAGCTGTCTTGTGTACACAGGAAAGCAATGGAGatttataataaagaaaaaactgGACTGTTTGCTGTGCTTGAAGAATAGTTAAACTTCTGCCCAGTAGGAGGAACCTTTGTCTAGAACTCCCAACTTTATTAAGCAATTGTTGCAGTATCTATAGCCTTATTGCAAGAAACACATCTTAAATCTTGTGATgtccattttattaaaatatattttttgaattgCAGCCCATTCCTGTGCTACACAAAAAACAAGGGTGTACTTATCCTTATAGATAGAAAACTGCAGTTATCTATTGAAGGGTCTTGGGGTGATGACTCTGGTTGACTTGTATATTTATGAATATGACATGCATTTTTTATTAGGGGTTGCTGATACTATGTTGGGTTTGCACACAATAATCAGCCCCAATTTGGATAAGTCCTTTTCAGACTCTGCAACATTCCATTCATCCCAGGCCCTATGTAACtttataaatgatttaaatatagtAGATAAGTGGCACCTGAGAAACAACAACATAAGTGTTGAAAACTGTCACCCCTCCAATTGTTCTATCGGACCATTCCCCAGGGCTAATTTTACTTGGTGCAAGCTCTGCCTTTTCTGGATATAGTTCTGTACATTAATTTGCTCTCTCTTATAAGTAActgatcaccaaaaaaaaaaaaaaagttgttgggTGTACAGTTGCATTAAGTGAACCAACTTACTGCTTCCAAGCCAAAGCTCTGAGGAATTAACGGACTACACAATAATAGTCTGGGAGCCAGGGGTTAAACTTCAGATCTGttgcaccccctccccccccccctacaGATTTATACACCTGTTTTTCTGAAAGAACTATCTCCAAGCAGTAAGTTTAGGGTGGGTGTAGACTTGTTCTAATGGGACAAGTATTTCTTTTTGGATAAATAACCTGCATAAGCTCAAGGTGTAAAGAAACTTTATTTCCATTTGAACACCAAACATTGCAACACATTGTTCACAGAGACAGAAGTACAACAACACACACCTCAGCTTTTCACTGCATAACATACAAGGTGATGACCAAGAGTAAACCCAAATTGGTTTGTTCCAGCAGGAGGGTGAGGGTGAGATTAACTACATTAACAAACAGACCATCTCATGGAAATACACACAAGGTTTTGCTGAATTAATGTAgggttaaaaaagaaataaacaaaaaatgtaatctgtgaaaaacatattttgataTGAGGTTACTGATGGTTAGTATTTAAcaacaaaatacatacagtaagacTTTAAAATTTAAGATTTCAAAACATGTCTCAGGCAGTAATCTTGAACATTTAGTTGTGCTTTCAGGTCCACACCATAAATCGAGAAGAGATATTTACTTCCATATACACAGCTCATAGTTTTTACCCATAGTAATGCATCTGCCTAAGGAAAAAATGACAACAGTTAGAATTCTTTGGTTTCATTAACAAATCCCTTTCACACCTCCCTTATATATATACCAGTTCAGTTGTTTATATTCTAATACACTGGTCTTcacacaatgttttatttttgtgtaatagtttaaaaaaaaaaaagtataatattaattaaatactagCACAGTGTTTGTTGGTTGTAAACCCTTAAGATGCCCTGAAATATAAGTTTTCTCCTACACTAGAGTACCAATATATTTGTAAACTGGTGTTGGTCCtaaaactgcatttttaattttGAGTACGTTCTCTAAAACCTTGAATCCATTTCCTTTAAGAAAGCCTACAAGGGAAAAACACAATACTAAACAACTGAAAGTGTAtctgtgtatttaatttaaaaaagctgCCGAAATCCAGAATAACCCCTCCTCTATCCTGAATTACTCTGACCCTTAAAAATGAAGTGCAGTCAGTTATTCTGTTCTTAAGGTGCAATCACACTACACTCAAAATAACGACAGACACTAAACATAAAAAACATCTAATCCAATTCAAATATCTTaaggcattatttaaaaaaaaaaaaaaaagaaaaaaagaaatctgaaaaTGGATCTTCTGGTAATCACTTTGTTCCTCATACTAATTTTGAGGGGAAATATAATCTCACGTATGCATAAGAAATAATAGTAGTGGGTGAGATGGATGTTAATACTGACAACCATAATACAGCTAGCGTTACATGGAAACAAAGGCAGTAAACAAAGAGTGTATTGGGATGGAAGTGCAGGGTTATGTCAGTCCAATTTCTTCAAGAACACTGCGTGGGGTCTCGGCTTCCTGtagaaatagaaaaagaaaatacattacaaatgtcCTACTTACACACTATCTACATGTTTGGAACCCAGACACAGGTAAATGGATAATGTGACTATGCACATGATGGCAAAACATTGATATGGAATGAGAAATGAGATTTCATGACTAAGACAGCAAAGAACACTTAAGGGATTTGTAATCCGTCGTGAACTAGCTAGACTGATGGAGAAATGTGATGTCTGGATGATGTGCTAAATGGCGTAAGTGAGTGAAAGTGTTATTGAGGTTAAATTGACAGTAGCCCTTATTGTTCAACAACTGAAATCGATTAACTTCACACCTTGCGCTTTATCCCCTCCCcccttttataaaatgttatttcttcAGTGATACAGAATTGTTGGAATATGAAAAGTTACTGTCTCTTGAAAATTAATAAGTAACCAGCAAAACTTACTTTAGCATCCTAATATGAGGTTTGCCACAAACAAAGAGAAAAATTGTATCAGCACAAGAAAGTCACAAAGATTCAAATGTTTACACACTGAAGAGTGAAAGCACAACACAATTTATTTTAGCATATATTGGTGGTACATTAATAATACTtgattttgaaagcatttttaaacataatattaccTAAAAGCTTCCACCATAACAGTTCTCTCCAATATAATACTGTGTCTGCAGTCATGGTTTCTGACATAGTAAGACACCACACACTGCTAAATAATCTTGTAGTTCACATAACAAAGCAATAAGTCAATGGCTGGCTTATTGCCAAAATAGGTATTTAACTatgcatttaaatattaagcCACAATCCTTTTTAAGCCTTCAAATGAGTTTTATATGTTACAGCATGTAGCGTGTACAGCAGTGTTTTTCAACTACTCTTGGAAATCAAGAAAGTTCTTTGtggctgaggggggggggggggggggggggggtgcaactttaaagaacattttaaacatttctaaTAGTATTTGCCATTCTTTCTCTTAAGGACAGTGTGCAAGATGTACACAGCTCTTTAAAAAGATTAGACAGTTCtatcattaaaatgcatttattttcaatgtatttatatagtaATCTTGTTTATAAATGCCCTGGTTAAAATATGCATGGATCAACACAGCtgtactttttaaaacatttttttatgggTGTCTTCTTTCTGAACTGCAATGCTTCTATCCAGAAAGTGCTGAGCTACATAACTTATTTATGCAAATCCACTGAACATTTTAGCCAGGCAGGTCTTATATTTGTATTAGAAGAAGGAGCCATTTTATGCAAATGGTAGAAGCTTCAGAAAACATATACTGTTCCAGAAAATAGTGATATTGGAAAAGGTGTGTCTACCTAATAAGCCGTCACACCTACTGCTATACAAACATTACACCTGTGGTCAGGTTGCCATTGTTCTATGCAAGACAAATTCTGTACAAGGACATTCAGGGAAATTCAATTGGTCAACATTTCTCAAAAGAAAGAGCAATGTCGATTGCTTCAACACGTTGATATGCTTGGACTGCTTCCATAGACTGTGACGCTTGGCAATAGTGGTATAAAGGTGTCACTGCAGGTGGCTGGGACACCGCGTGACACAATGCTATGAAACCCTTGCGTAAACAGTCCTGGTATACAACATTCCCATGAAGCAAGACTGGAGGGGAATGGGCACAGAGACACTGGAGCAGGCTTTAATGATGAATGGTTGAATATCTTGATGGCGAGTTGTTTGGAGATATCAGGGTGAGGATTATACAGTTTTGCTCTAAGTGTTCTGCCCCAGAGTACGTATTACGCTAAAATGTGTTATTGATGGTAATCTGACACCCGAAAAATAATTCCTTACATTTGTTCAGGGTTTTTTGGATAGATTACACCTATGCATGGCAACTGTACGGCAGACACAGTGCACAGTACAAGAGTCCTTGTCTAGAAAAGGTCAGTGTCACTGGCTGTAAAGCAATCCGTCATTAGAAAAGAAAGTTGGAGAGAACTTCACTGTCCAGGCGAAATGACCAAggacaggggttttcaaccgggggtacttctaagggtcatggGGGTATGCAGGAcaactcagaaatgcaaaaaaaaagaaaaaggaaaaggaaagaaaatatatggtttagcagctcaaagttatCATCCACCTGTATGCACTCACGACTTCGATTGAGCCGATTTCCACTCCAATATAGGGTGGGTGAAGTAGGCATCTGGTGATTCTGCCTATAGAATGCTCTGTGATGCTCATGAACATTGCAGTTTTCAAATATATAATTGAATAATTGTATAACTGAATACTAAATCAGTGAAGCATAAtcgttttgcatttttttggaagtataaatg from the Acipenser ruthenus chromosome 9, fAciRut3.2 maternal haplotype, whole genome shotgun sequence genome contains:
- the LOC117405233 gene encoding U2 small nuclear ribonucleoprotein auxiliary factor 35 kDa subunit-related protein 2-like, translated to MAAPVVAQCNQKMGHKQFRAALKKERRRKKRQAFAKLRDAELPEEEGEEDTLQDDELEEERRAEEERQRLHLEWFEKEKIAQEEFRLRREKEEAARLKREEEERRIKEEWEEQQRKEQHEKEKKQQEKRDREEAVQKMLDQAESQLENGGTWHNPEAPVNYRTEKDRANCPFYLKTGACRFGDRCSRKHAHPASSPTLMIRGMFVTFGIEQSRRDDYDTDASLEYSEEEVHQQFLDFYEDVLPEFKSVGKVLQFKVSCNFEPHLRGNVYVQFQTDDECREAFMLFNGRYYAGRQLQCEFCPVTRWKTAICGLFDRQKCPRGKHCNFLHVYRNPDNQFWEADRDFHMSPDRSSQYSGRFSECYSERRGRSFQHSDYKSRRQHSCSPEGSRRRNGESDRRAGNRSRSRERLRSQRSRSRSKERVKSRAGWSRSKERRRSNSRERFFTRRERRSRNRSRTRSKSRDKRRLSKSPRESRKRNRSRSKSHSGSGDGRSCSKGRSPSQTEIRKARSRSSERIDCKSPRHKHSKKSKKKKQKKEKKKNRSPDKKQSPDSLKKHSEDDKNSPPSSVEKDCLMEDGTQQDVSSVVKNSGTVLESDPALEIPENQQEEDNVPKCET